Genomic window (Marinobacter fonticola):
TGTTGTCTAGGCCCACTGGTATTGATCGCGCTGGGCATTTCCGGCGCCTGGATCGGTAACCTCGCGGCCCTTGAGCCTTATCGCCCACTATTCATTGGCGTGGCACTGATAGCCATGTTCTTTGCCTGGCGCAGAATCTATCGGCCAGTGGAACAGTGCCGTCCTGGAGAGAGCTGTGCCGTACCTATGGTGCGAACAACCCATAAGGTGATCTTCTGGGGTGTAGCGGTCCTGGTACTGGTCGCTTTGGTTTTCCCTTATGCACTGCCTCTATTCTATTAAAGGAGAGCCTCCCCATGAGAATGCGCTTTGGTCTGATGTTGATCACCGCCCTGCTTAGCATGCCTGCTTTAGCGACCATGCAGACTGTCACGCTCTCGATACCAGGCATGACTTGTTCCGCGTGTCCGATCACCATCAAGCTGGCTTTGAATAAGATGGACGGTGTTTCGCAAGTCGACGTGAGCTACCCGGATCGTGAGGCCGTGGTTACCTTCGACGACACACTAACGTCCGTGGAGGCGTTGACTGAAGCCACGGCTAACGCGGGCTACCCCTCCACCTTGAAGCCCTCGAACGCGAGTAGGGAGTTCCCCGAATGAGTAGCGCGAGCAATCTGCACGTTGCAGTAATCGGCAGCGGCGGCGCAGCCATGGCGGCCGCCTTAAAAGCCGCAGAGCGCGGGGCCAGCATCACACTGATTGAACGCGGCACCATCGGCGGCACCTGCATCAATACCGGCTGTGTACCTTCCAAGATCATGATTCGCGCCGCGC
Coding sequences:
- the merT gene encoding mercuric ion transporter MerT, giving the protein MSNSRSGRRALAAGGIAAVLASACCLGPLVLIALGISGAWIGNLAALEPYRPLFIGVALIAMFFAWRRIYRPVEQCRPGESCAVPMVRTTHKVIFWGVAVLVLVALVFPYALPLFY
- the merP gene encoding mercury resistance system periplasmic binding protein MerP encodes the protein MRFGLMLITALLSMPALATMQTVTLSIPGMTCSACPITIKLALNKMDGVSQVDVSYPDREAVVTFDDTLTSVEALTEATANAGYPSTLKPSNASREFPE